The Brassica napus cultivar Da-Ae unplaced genomic scaffold, Da-Ae ScsIHWf_2039;HRSCAF=2688, whole genome shotgun sequence DNA segment AGAAggacctcctcctcctcctcctcctccaatcCCATAGCTAAAAGAACCAGGCCCTTCTGTCTCAGGAGCTGATGATCTCCATGTGGGATCACTATACACTGCACCATTCCCATAAAACTCAGCAAGTCCTGCTCCATCATAACCAGTGTTATTGGCTACCGAGGCAGAAGAGAATGAAGATGATGGTGCCGCCTTGCTAGGCCCGATGTTCCTTGTTCCCAATCCAAAACCAGATTCACCGTTTCCTCCATAACCAAACTTCATACTCTCGTTGCTAACACCattgcttcctcctcctcctccaggaGCACCCCAGGAGTTTCCAAATGGACCGCTTAGTGTGTTGTTCCCACTTGTTGTTCCTCCCATGTATGTATTGGAGTTTGAGTTCAGACCACCGTTGTTTCCCCATAGGTTCCTTGTAACCGAACTGAAGAAAGACGAgttccctcctcctcctcctccattgCCTCCTTCATAACCACCCCCAGGACCAAACCGGTTCGTGTTACCAATATAGTAAGGACTCATTCCTCTTCCATAGTCTACATTTCCGTTAAAACTATTACCTCCAGTGAACCCTGTGGGCAACCCTTGCTCAAAGTTCACATTCATCCCATAACCAGAACCGAAATTCGCAAACCCGGTTCTCCCAGCACCAACCGGACTAAACCGACCATCCATCCTAAGCCCATATCCACCAACCGCACCGGGACTAAACCCTTGAGCATACCCATTCAAGAGGTTATTAACTCTACTAACCCCATAGCTGTAACCAGCACCGAGAGGGCTACGAGCTGGACTAGGAGACAACTCCTTCGGAACAGCTCGCTTCACCTCAACCATTTTACCGTTAAGCTCATGGAACGTCTTGAGCAGTACTTTCTCAACGGCCTCCTCGGAGTCATAAGTTATGAATCCAAACCCTCTAGGCCTTTGTGTGTTGTGGTCGTACATAACAACCACGTCGGTAGGTGTCCCGAACTGCTCAAAATAGGTCTTGAAATCGCTTTCTGTGACGGAAGAAGGTAATCCTCCGACGAATATCTTCCTTGTTCGAGCTCCTGGACCGCCTGGTGATCCTTGGATGCTGCTGCTGTTGCTCCTAACTGTGTTCTGGTCATCTCTAGGAACAGCCTTCTTCGCTTCCACCTGCATACAAAGATCAATAAAGTTCAAAATGTAACTATTTGATGAAAGAGCCGGTCCTGAAATTTTGGGGACTATAGAcaatttggtaaatattttatataatttattttttgttttataaattttagtattgtatttttttctaaaaattttggGGGTTGTAGGCCAATGTTTCACTAGGCTATGCTCAAGACCGACCTGATGGTTAATGGGAACAAAATGTGATATTTTCACTAACTAGGAGGTTCGAGGCCGAACCAGTAACCCAAAACCAcaacatataatattagttttgtttCGGTCTCAGCGGTTACTTCAAACAGGCAACTATGACACAATGGTTAGGGTCTTGTTGAGCTAACGACCTATGGTTTAATGGGAGGCTTGATTGCATAAAGAAGCTTTGAAAACAAGTTACATTGTACAGAATCATATCATATACGAAAGAAACATTACCAGTCTCCCATCAATACTATGTTTTTCGGTTATAACAATCTCTGCAACAGCTGGATCAGCAAAGACTACAAAGCCGAAGCCACGTGCACGGCCCGTGGTACGGTCTTTCAAGATCACAGCTTCGATCACTTCCCCAAAGCTGCTGAAATACTCCTTGAGACGTTCCTCATTGGTGTCCCACGATATCCCGCCGATGAACAGCTTCCCATTGTCGGATTGCATTTTTCTGCAGCAGCAAAGAAAAGAACCAAACTTTCAGACCGAACACAAAGTTGTCAGATCAAAACACAATCGATATTCTAGAAAATCTGATCAGTCAATTAAGGAACAACAGATCTTTCATGAACGattaaacaacaacaaaaaactaaagagaagagttttgatcaaaaaaaaaaggaaacggATTTACAATCAAATCTCAGatcaaataatcataaaacgagATGATATCGAAAACCCACCAATCAGATTAGAGAA contains these protein-coding regions:
- the LOC125599862 gene encoding heterogeneous nuclear ribonucleoprotein 1-like isoform X1, with amino-acid sequence MQSDNGKLFIGGISWDTNEERLKEYFSSFGEVIEAVILKDRTTGRARGFGFVVFADPAVAEIVITEKHSIDGRLVEAKKAVPRDDQNTVRSNSSSIQGSPGGPGARTRKIFVGGLPSSVTESDFKTYFEQFGTPTDVVVMYDHNTQRPRGFGFITYDSEEAVEKVLLKTFHELNGKMVEVKRAVPKELSPSPARSPLGAGYSYGVSRVNNLLNGYAQGFSPGAVGGYGLRMDGRFSPVGAGRTGFANFGSGYGMNVNFEQGLPTGFTGGNSFNGNVDYGRGMSPYYIGNTNRFGPGGGYEGGNGGGGGGNSSFFSSVTRNLWGNNGGLNSNSNTYMGGTTSGNNTLSGPFGNSWGAPGGGGGSNGVSNESMKFGYGGNGESGFGLGTRNIGPSKAAPSSSFSSASVANNTGYDGAGLAEFYGNGAVYSDPTWRSSAPETEGPGSFSYGIGGGGGGGGPSSDVSARSSSPGYVGSYKRQSNRGEPSR
- the LOC125599862 gene encoding heterogeneous nuclear ribonucleoprotein 1-like isoform X2 — encoded protein: MQSDNGKLFIGGISWDTNEERLKEYFSSFGEVIEAVILKDRTTGRARGFGFVVFADPAVAEIVITEKHSIDGRLVEAKKAVPRDDQNTVRSNSSSIQGSPGGPGARTRKIFVGGLPSSVTESDFKTYFEQFGTPTDVVVMYDHNTQRPRGFGFITYDSEEAVEKVLLKTFHELNGKMVEVKRAVPKELSPSPARSPLGAGYSYGVSRVNNLLNGYAQGFSPGAVGGYGLRMDGRFSPVGAGRTGFANFGSGYGMNVNFEQGLPTGFTGGNSFNGNVDYGRGMSPYYIGNTNRFGPGGGYEGGNGGGGGGNSSFFSSVTRNLWGNNGGLNSNSNTYMGGTTSGNNTLSGPFGNSWGAPGGGGGSNGVSNESMKFGYGGNGESGFGLGTRNIGPSKAAPSSSFSSASVANNTGYDGAGLAEFYGNGAVYSDPTWRSSAPETEGPGSFSYGIGGGGGGGGPSSDVSARSSSPGYVGSYKRQSNRGIAT